A single window of Pyxicephalus adspersus chromosome 10, UCB_Pads_2.0, whole genome shotgun sequence DNA harbors:
- the LOC140338957 gene encoding uncharacterized protein isoform X2 — translation MRRSGEEVNQEEVVRRNCQQRREIFLDPMTAHMKMEEVRSYVTEKILNLTLEVIYLLTGESFPHVKCGDHMTITVPPCDSLKLERENMKKILDVTNKITNLLRGEVPIRCQDVTVYFSMEDWEYLEGHKDLYKDVMMEDHQTFAGQSSTRNPPERCSNPFFSQDSMKENHIILHHHQDEDLTAIKVEIKEEEEEEESFVGEDQSIESNKMMVEIKEEESSETQPPLTSPDGSSNGNPPERCPRPLYSRDSTQEDQEIPHHHQGEDLMDIKVEVKEEEEETSVRDDRQYKEEPEMARTLTEGTAPGQISTVPKRDIKRTLGASLTPDCKVEDEDIQHPGEDLITRNVHLESDSVDGPSSYPEEPQAMGDGDILQADKRYSCPECGKRFHFKSGLRVHLRCHSGERPYSCPECGKHFRFNSNLHVHIRSHSSEQQSFPCTECGKNFRFKSSLRVHMKGHSGQLPYSCSDCGQRFPTKPQLLVHQRSHTGEKPFSCPECGKGFVTKSNLERHQITHTGERPYACPECEKCYARKSQLVMHLRCHSGEKPYSCTECGESFLWQSQLVRHQVYHTGKMPHSCPECGQCFPLKSELVRHLICHTGEKPYACPQCGKCFSQKSYVTVHQRSHTGEKPYSCPECGKCYSQKSQLVSHQRSHTGEKPYSCAECGKSFSQRSYLSVHQRSHTGEKPYSCSECGKCYSRKLELTAHERSHTGEKPYSCSECEKCFLRKPDLVAHQRSHTGEKPYSCPDCGKSYSQRSYLSIHRRCHTGEKPYSCSECGKCFSSKSNLSVHLICHTGEKPHSCPKCGKCFVRKSDLTKHHSLHGAKATHMS, via the exons ATGCGAAGATCAGGGGAAGAGGTGAACCAGGAGGAAGTAGTGAGGAGAAATTGTCAGCAGAGGAG GGAAATATTTCTAGATCCAATGACTGCACACATGAAGATGGAGGAGGTCCGGAGCTACGTGACTGAGAAGATACTAAACCTCACACTGGAGGTCATCTACCTGCTgactggagag AGTTTTCCACATGTGAAGTGTGGGGATCACATGACCATCACAGTACCTCCATGTGACTCCCTAAAACTTGAGAGGGAAAACATGAAGAAGATTCTAGATGTTACCAACAAGATAACTAATCTGCTAAGGGGAGAG gttcctataaggtgtcaggatgtcactgtctatttctccatggaggactgggagtatttagaaggacacaaggacctctacaaggacgtcatgatggaggaccaccagaccttCGCAGGTCAATCCAGTACcaggaacccaccagagagatgttcCAACCCTTTCTTTTCCCAGGATTCCATGAAGGAAAATCACATCATCCTTCACCATCATCAG GATGAAGACTTGACTGCTATAAAAGTTGAgatcaaagaagaagaagaagaagaagagtcATTTGTGGGAGAAGATCAGTCCATCGAAAGCAACAAAATGATGGTGGAAATTAAAGAGGAGGAATCCTCAGAAACCCAGCCacccctcacatcaccgg atggatccagtaacgggaacccaccagagagatgtccccgtcctctgtattcccgggattccacacaggaagatcaggagatccctcaccatcatcag GGTGAAGATCTGATGGATATAAAAGTCGAggttaaagaagaagaagaagagacatCTGTAAGGGATGACAGACAATATAAAGAAGAGCCGGAGATGGCGAGGACACTTACGGAGGGGACCGCTCCTGGACAGATCAGCACAG tACCTAAAAGAGACATCAAGAGAACCTTGGGGGCCAGTCTAACTCCAGACTGTAAAGTAGAAGATGAGGACATCCAACATCCAGGAGAAGACTTGATTACCAGAAATGTCCATCTGGAGTCTGATAGTGTAGATGGACCATCGTCTTACCCTGAGGAACCTCAGGCTATGGGGGATGGTGACATCCTTCAGGCAGATAAGAGGTATTCCTGTCCTGAGTGCGGGAAACGATTTCACTTTAAATCTGGTCTTCGTGTCCATTTAAGGTGCCACTCAGGTGAGCGGCCATATTCCTGCCCCGAGTGTGGGAAACATTTCCGCTTTAACTCAAATTTACATGTCCACATAAGATCTCACTCTAGTGAGCAGCAATCCTTTCCCTGTACTGAATGTGGGAAAAATTTTCGTTTTAAGTCAAGTCTTCGTGTGCATATGAAAGGTCACTCAGGTCAGCTTCCATATTCCTGTTCTGATTGCGGGCAACGTTTTCCAACCAAACCACAACTTCTcgtacatcagagatctcacacggGGGAGAAACCATTTTCCTGCCCTGAGTGTGGGAAAGGTTTTGTCACCAAGTCAAATTTGGAGAGACACCAAATTACTCACACGGGGGAGAGGCCATATGCCTGCCCTGAATGCGAAAAGTGTTACGCACGGAAGTCACAACTTGTCATGCATCTCCGATGTCACTCAGGGGAGAAGCCGTACTCCTGCACCGAGTGCGGGGAAAGCTTTTTGTGGCAATCCCAGCTTGTCAGACATCAGGTGTATCATACCGGAAAGATGCCACATTCCTGTCCTGAGTGCGGACAGTGCTTCCCATTAAAGTCAGAACTTGTCAGGCATCTAATATGCCACACGGGGGAGAAACCATACGCCTGCCCtcagtgcgggaaatgtttttcaCAGAAGTCCTATGTTACCGTACATCAGAGATCTCATACAGGGGAGAAGCCGTATTCTtgccctgagtgtgggaaatgttattCACAGAAATCACAACTTGTCAGCCATCAAAGatctcacacgggggagaagccgTATTCTTGTgctgagtgtgggaaaagtttttcgCAGAGGTCCTATCTTTCTGTACATCAAAGatctcacacaggagagaagccgTATTCCTGctctgagtgtggaaaatgttattCTCGGAAATTAGAACTTACTGCACATGAAagatctcacacaggggagaagccatattcttgCTCTGAGTGTGAGAAATGTTTTCTGCGAAAACCAGATCTTGTCGCCCATCAAAGGTCTCACACGGGGGAGAAACCATATTCTTGCCCTGATTGTGGGAAAAGCTACTCACAAAGATCTTATCTGTCTATACATCGGAGAtgtcacacaggagagaaaccatattcctgttctgagtgcgggaaatgtttttcaAGCAAGTCCAATCTTTCTGTGCATCTGATAtgccacacaggggagaagccgcATTCTTGCCCGAAGTGTGGAAAGTGTTTCGTACGCAAATCAGATCTCACTAAACATCACAGCTTACATGGGGCAAAAGCCACCCATATGTCCTGA
- the LOC140339836 gene encoding uncharacterized protein — MVCHGRLNIKSTVWSIWDTGQLPYFCSECGQRFPTKPQLVVHQRSHTGEKPFSCPECGKGFVTKSNLERHQITHTGERPYACPECEKCYARKSQLVMHLRCHSGEKPYSCTECGESFLWQSQLFRHQVYHRGEMPYSCSDCGQCYPLKSELVRHQICHTGERPFSCPECGKCFSRKSYLSVHQRSHTGEKPYSCAECGKCYSRKSELVKHQRTHTGERPYACPECGKCFARKSSLSVHQKDHRGEKPHACPLCGKCFPWKSELVAHQRSHTGEKPYSCPECGKRFLRKPDLTAHQRTHTGEKPYSCPDCGKCYSQRSYLSVHRRSHTGEKPYSCTECGKSFSDKSNLSVHLISHTGEKPHTCPECGKGFVRKSDLAKHHSLHREKSTLMS, encoded by the exons ATGGT GTGCCATGGTAGACTAAACATTAAATCTACAGTATGGTCCATATGGGACACAGGtcagcttccatatttctgttCGGAGTGTGGGCAACGTTTTCCAACCAAACCCCAACTTGTtgtacatcagagatctcacacggGGGAGAAACCATTTTCCTGCCCTGAGTGTGGGAAAGGTTTTGTCACCAAGTCAAATTTGGAGAGACACCAAATTACTCACACAGGGGAGAGGCCATATGCCTGCCCTGAATGCGAAAAGTGTTACGCACGGAAGTCACAACTTGTCATGCATCTGCGATGTCACTCAGGGGAGAAGCCGTACTCCTGCACCGAGTGCGGGGAAAGCTTTTTGTGGCAATCCCAACTTTTTAGACATCAGGTGTATCATAGAGGAGAAATGCCCTATTCCTGTTCTGACTGCGGACAGTGTTATCCTCTGAAGTCAGAACTTGTCAGACATCAAATTTGTCACACAGGAGAGAGGCCATTTTCATGCCCAGAGTGCGGAAAATGTTTTTCAAGGAAGTCCTATCTTTCtgtacatcagagatctcacacgggggagaagccgtattcctgtgctgagtgtgggaaatgttattCACGGAAGTCAGAACTCGTCAAACATCAGAGAACTCACACAGGGGAAAGGCCGTATGCCTGTcctgaatgtgggaaatgttttgcacGAAAGTCCAGTCTTTCTGTACATCAGAAAGACCACAGGGGTGAGAAACCCCATGCCTGCCCTTTGTGCGGGAAATGCTTTCCTTGGAAATCAGAACTTGTTGCACATCAAAGATCTCACACGGGGGAGAAACCATATTCTTGCCCTGAGTGTGGGAAACGCTTTCTACGGAAACCAGATCTCACCGcacatcagaggactcacacgggggagaagccatattcctgtccTGATTGTGGGAAATGTTACTCACAGAGGTCTTATCTTTCCGTGCATCGGAGAAGCCACACCGGGGAGAAGCCGTATTCTTGCACcgaatgtgggaaaagtttttcaGACAAATCCAATCTTTCTGTACATCTGATaagtcacacaggggagaagccgcATACTTGCCCTGAGTGCGGGAAAGGTTTTGTACGGAAGTCAGATCTTGCTAAACATCACAGCCTTCACAGGGAAAAATCCACCTTAATGTCCTGA
- the LOC140338957 gene encoding uncharacterized protein isoform X1 encodes MTAHMKMEEVRSYVTEKILNLTLEVIYLLTGESFPHVKCGDHMTITVPPCDSLKLERENMKKILDVTNKITNLLRGEVPIRCQDVTVYFSMEDWEYLEGHKDLYKDVMMEDHQTFAGQSSTRNPPERCSNPFFSQDSMKENHIILHHHQDEDLTAIKVEIKEEEEEEESFVGEDQSIESNKMMVEIKEEESSETQPPLTSPDGSSNGNPPERCPRPLYSRDSTQEDQEIPHHHQSGNLGSLDIKKEKKKEDNWEMYFQCSTHEAQANPQHYQGEDLMDIKVEVKEEEEETSVRDDRQYKEEPEMARTLTEGTAPGQISTVPKRDIKRTLGASLTPDCKVEDEDIQHPGEDLITRNVHLESDSVDGPSSYPEEPQAMGDGDILQADKRYSCPECGKRFHFKSGLRVHLRCHSGERPYSCPECGKHFRFNSNLHVHIRSHSSEQQSFPCTECGKNFRFKSSLRVHMKGHSGQLPYSCSDCGQRFPTKPQLLVHQRSHTGEKPFSCPECGKGFVTKSNLERHQITHTGERPYACPECEKCYARKSQLVMHLRCHSGEKPYSCTECGESFLWQSQLVRHQVYHTGKMPHSCPECGQCFPLKSELVRHLICHTGEKPYACPQCGKCFSQKSYVTVHQRSHTGEKPYSCPECGKCYSQKSQLVSHQRSHTGEKPYSCAECGKSFSQRSYLSVHQRSHTGEKPYSCSECGKCYSRKLELTAHERSHTGEKPYSCSECEKCFLRKPDLVAHQRSHTGEKPYSCPDCGKSYSQRSYLSIHRRCHTGEKPYSCSECGKCFSSKSNLSVHLICHTGEKPHSCPKCGKCFVRKSDLTKHHSLHGAKATHMS; translated from the exons ATGACTGCACACATGAAGATGGAGGAGGTCCGGAGCTACGTGACTGAGAAGATACTAAACCTCACACTGGAGGTCATCTACCTGCTgactggagag AGTTTTCCACATGTGAAGTGTGGGGATCACATGACCATCACAGTACCTCCATGTGACTCCCTAAAACTTGAGAGGGAAAACATGAAGAAGATTCTAGATGTTACCAACAAGATAACTAATCTGCTAAGGGGAGAG gttcctataaggtgtcaggatgtcactgtctatttctccatggaggactgggagtatttagaaggacacaaggacctctacaaggacgtcatgatggaggaccaccagaccttCGCAGGTCAATCCAGTACcaggaacccaccagagagatgttcCAACCCTTTCTTTTCCCAGGATTCCATGAAGGAAAATCACATCATCCTTCACCATCATCAG GATGAAGACTTGACTGCTATAAAAGTTGAgatcaaagaagaagaagaagaagaagagtcATTTGTGGGAGAAGATCAGTCCATCGAAAGCAACAAAATGATGGTGGAAATTAAAGAGGAGGAATCCTCAGAAACCCAGCCacccctcacatcaccgg atggatccagtaacgggaacccaccagagagatgtccccgtcctctgtattcccgggattccacacaggaagatcaggagatccctcaccatcatcag AGTGGAAATTTGGGCAGCTTGGACattaagaaagagaaaaaaaaggaggacaATTGGGAAATGTATTTCCAGTGTTCCACGCATGAAGCTCAGGCCAACCCTCAACATTATCAG GGTGAAGATCTGATGGATATAAAAGTCGAggttaaagaagaagaagaagagacatCTGTAAGGGATGACAGACAATATAAAGAAGAGCCGGAGATGGCGAGGACACTTACGGAGGGGACCGCTCCTGGACAGATCAGCACAG tACCTAAAAGAGACATCAAGAGAACCTTGGGGGCCAGTCTAACTCCAGACTGTAAAGTAGAAGATGAGGACATCCAACATCCAGGAGAAGACTTGATTACCAGAAATGTCCATCTGGAGTCTGATAGTGTAGATGGACCATCGTCTTACCCTGAGGAACCTCAGGCTATGGGGGATGGTGACATCCTTCAGGCAGATAAGAGGTATTCCTGTCCTGAGTGCGGGAAACGATTTCACTTTAAATCTGGTCTTCGTGTCCATTTAAGGTGCCACTCAGGTGAGCGGCCATATTCCTGCCCCGAGTGTGGGAAACATTTCCGCTTTAACTCAAATTTACATGTCCACATAAGATCTCACTCTAGTGAGCAGCAATCCTTTCCCTGTACTGAATGTGGGAAAAATTTTCGTTTTAAGTCAAGTCTTCGTGTGCATATGAAAGGTCACTCAGGTCAGCTTCCATATTCCTGTTCTGATTGCGGGCAACGTTTTCCAACCAAACCACAACTTCTcgtacatcagagatctcacacggGGGAGAAACCATTTTCCTGCCCTGAGTGTGGGAAAGGTTTTGTCACCAAGTCAAATTTGGAGAGACACCAAATTACTCACACGGGGGAGAGGCCATATGCCTGCCCTGAATGCGAAAAGTGTTACGCACGGAAGTCACAACTTGTCATGCATCTCCGATGTCACTCAGGGGAGAAGCCGTACTCCTGCACCGAGTGCGGGGAAAGCTTTTTGTGGCAATCCCAGCTTGTCAGACATCAGGTGTATCATACCGGAAAGATGCCACATTCCTGTCCTGAGTGCGGACAGTGCTTCCCATTAAAGTCAGAACTTGTCAGGCATCTAATATGCCACACGGGGGAGAAACCATACGCCTGCCCtcagtgcgggaaatgtttttcaCAGAAGTCCTATGTTACCGTACATCAGAGATCTCATACAGGGGAGAAGCCGTATTCTtgccctgagtgtgggaaatgttattCACAGAAATCACAACTTGTCAGCCATCAAAGatctcacacgggggagaagccgTATTCTTGTgctgagtgtgggaaaagtttttcgCAGAGGTCCTATCTTTCTGTACATCAAAGatctcacacaggagagaagccgTATTCCTGctctgagtgtggaaaatgttattCTCGGAAATTAGAACTTACTGCACATGAAagatctcacacaggggagaagccatattcttgCTCTGAGTGTGAGAAATGTTTTCTGCGAAAACCAGATCTTGTCGCCCATCAAAGGTCTCACACGGGGGAGAAACCATATTCTTGCCCTGATTGTGGGAAAAGCTACTCACAAAGATCTTATCTGTCTATACATCGGAGAtgtcacacaggagagaaaccatattcctgttctgagtgcgggaaatgtttttcaAGCAAGTCCAATCTTTCTGTGCATCTGATAtgccacacaggggagaagccgcATTCTTGCCCGAAGTGTGGAAAGTGTTTCGTACGCAAATCAGATCTCACTAAACATCACAGCTTACATGGGGCAAAAGCCACCCATATGTCCTGA